From one Streptomyces sp. R41 genomic stretch:
- a CDS encoding levansucrase has translation MYGQQEQAAPQAYLASVEGRLTADGCATRWENWAGVPVLVGRRADFKMRWMATKLHLFTVAAAVPEITVPAISDFTDQVMKYAKDTKGGLPVGMQNGVGAFPLLVSDRVDPAAVRWAEEQQRIKFACMTRPVVVDSARQYVGMYRGKPALGRVYASYFIEKGSRYFYGQ, from the coding sequence ATGTACGGACAGCAAGAGCAAGCGGCGCCGCAGGCCTACCTCGCCTCGGTGGAAGGTCGGCTGACGGCCGACGGATGCGCCACACGGTGGGAGAACTGGGCCGGGGTGCCCGTCCTCGTGGGGCGGCGGGCCGACTTCAAGATGCGCTGGATGGCCACGAAGCTGCATCTGTTCACCGTGGCCGCGGCGGTTCCGGAGATAACCGTCCCCGCCATCTCCGACTTCACCGACCAGGTGATGAAGTACGCCAAGGACACCAAGGGCGGCCTCCCCGTCGGCATGCAGAACGGGGTCGGCGCCTTCCCGCTGCTGGTCAGCGACCGGGTCGATCCGGCCGCCGTGCGGTGGGCGGAGGAGCAGCAGCGCATCAAGTTCGCCTGCATGACGCGGCCCGTCGTGGTCGACAGCGCGCGCCAGTACGTGGGCATGTACCGCGGCAAGCCGGCCCTCGGGCGCGTCTACGCCTCGTACTTCATCGAGAAGGGGTCGCGGTACTTCTACGGCCAGTGA
- a CDS encoding DUF397 domain-containing protein, whose protein sequence is MSISGPTVPHDRLAWFKSSYSNGAGGECVECAHAGDDTLIRDSKDRSSPIVTVRIPAWNSFLKALAQSALERGPLM, encoded by the coding sequence ATGAGCATTTCCGGTCCCACCGTCCCCCACGATCGCTTGGCGTGGTTCAAGTCTTCGTACAGCAATGGCGCAGGCGGCGAGTGCGTCGAATGTGCGCACGCTGGCGATGACACGCTGATACGTGACTCCAAGGACCGCAGCAGTCCCATCGTGACTGTTCGGATTCCTGCTTGGAACAGCTTCCTCAAGGCCTTGGCCCAAAGTGCCCTAGAACGCGGTCCGTTGATGTGA
- a CDS encoding SCO4225 family membrane protein has translation MARSARPRLRRTRALLAPAVDNWLARGYLAVVAASLGFFLYAAYLSPDPGFAGIWPYMATAPLSTLAFLVTTPAWDSSLAWLSPLIFSVVAALSGLFNAVLLGLLAHRLRAQEPRPAA, from the coding sequence ATGGCGCGTTCTGCACGCCCCCGCCTGCGGAGGACTCGAGCCCTGCTGGCGCCCGCGGTGGACAACTGGCTCGCGCGCGGGTACCTCGCCGTGGTCGCGGCGTCGCTGGGGTTCTTCCTGTACGCCGCGTACTTGTCGCCGGACCCGGGGTTCGCCGGGATCTGGCCGTACATGGCCACGGCGCCGCTCAGCACCCTCGCCTTCCTGGTGACGACACCAGCGTGGGACTCCTCGCTCGCCTGGCTGAGCCCGTTGATCTTCTCCGTCGTTGCGGCCCTGTCCGGGCTGTTCAACGCCGTACTGCTCGGCCTGCTCGCACACAGGCTGCGGGCACAGGAACCGCGCCCGGCCGCCTGA
- a CDS encoding MarR family winged helix-turn-helix transcriptional regulator — protein sequence MSTEGRSEPGVDDAVRALLLLMPRMVGRAKRIPVPEELQSLALAPRHLSLLSYLLFDGPMTVNDLAARLEVAPTTVSLMVGELSGKGILERQEDPADRRRRIVSITDAQRPSISTWLSRGATAWRRALAPLTPDQRQLVIDTLRAYEAAAAEPEGSDSPPVP from the coding sequence ATGTCAACCGAGGGTCGCTCCGAGCCGGGCGTCGACGACGCCGTACGTGCGCTGCTGCTCCTCATGCCCCGTATGGTCGGCCGGGCCAAGCGCATCCCCGTACCCGAGGAGCTCCAGTCGCTGGCGCTGGCTCCCCGGCACCTGTCGCTGCTGTCGTATCTGCTCTTCGACGGGCCCATGACCGTCAACGACCTGGCCGCCCGCCTGGAGGTCGCGCCGACGACCGTCAGCCTCATGGTCGGCGAGCTGAGCGGGAAGGGAATCCTGGAGCGGCAGGAGGACCCGGCCGACCGGCGGCGACGCATCGTCAGCATCACCGACGCCCAACGGCCGTCCATCTCCACGTGGTTGTCGCGCGGAGCCACCGCCTGGCGCCGCGCGCTGGCACCGCTGACTCCCGATCAGCGCCAGTTGGTCATCGACACCTTGCGCGCCTACGAAGCCGCGGCGGCCGAACCCGAGGGCTCGGACTCGCCGCCCGTCCCCTGA
- the drmB gene encoding DrmB family protein, whose amino-acid sequence MTPPPARRRRTGANGTAPVHNLPRRGAVRRAQAITTYGVGSLIAVDHESFIVSGLDEAEQSWSRDESPRIHERRLARLLDVDCFRTPPASDDTSRDGLRVRRFPLMHSCPECNDLQRHRDFNPSAGRSVCGTCEVDLVPSRFVVACEAGHLGEFPYWQWVHRSKDRGATSAAQCGGKLKLRTSGHTASLRSILVSCTCGQAPEVSMEGSFRRNALKDLGLKCRGPRPWLGASAPAQECGLPLRTLQRGSSAVWQPVLKSALSIPPWSDGRADPLAEHWDALREYDEREHVEIYLKGVFKGKCPVPLDEVMALLDAEREEDPDSEAAPTFDHRYRALRNKEYERLRSGNDESEHTRDEQFVCETPLGDQSVLDPLGVTGPMLVKKLREVRALNAFTRLIDAESTTDSKEMPLSERPLRWLPAMEVRGEGVFLRLDEDRLDAWEKAPAVAARIERMRTAHQRVLEQRADDPSQVVPSPATPRMVLLHTLAHVLINEWSLEAGYPAASLRERLYAADDMAGVLVYTATSDSAGSLGGLVAQGEPELLDRTVRSAVHRAEWCSSDPLCVESEASGTGGTNLAACHACVMLPETSCEHNNILLDRALLVGTPDDPHLGFFANVLEQ is encoded by the coding sequence ATGACCCCGCCTCCCGCCCGCCGGCGCCGGACCGGCGCGAACGGCACCGCACCCGTCCACAACCTTCCGCGGCGTGGTGCAGTCCGTCGTGCCCAGGCGATCACCACGTACGGCGTCGGGTCGCTCATTGCCGTGGATCACGAGTCCTTCATCGTCTCGGGGCTCGACGAGGCCGAGCAGAGCTGGAGCCGTGACGAGTCCCCACGGATCCACGAACGGCGCCTGGCCCGGCTACTCGACGTCGACTGCTTCCGGACGCCGCCCGCTTCCGACGACACCAGCAGGGACGGTCTCCGAGTTCGACGGTTCCCCTTGATGCACTCCTGCCCGGAGTGCAACGACCTTCAGCGACACCGGGACTTCAACCCGTCCGCCGGTAGAAGCGTCTGCGGCACGTGTGAGGTCGACCTGGTCCCCTCCCGTTTCGTCGTCGCGTGCGAGGCCGGACACCTCGGCGAGTTTCCGTACTGGCAGTGGGTGCACCGCTCCAAAGACCGCGGCGCCACTTCGGCGGCACAGTGCGGGGGAAAGCTCAAGCTGCGCACGTCCGGGCACACCGCCTCGCTCCGTTCCATCCTGGTCTCCTGTACCTGCGGGCAAGCTCCCGAGGTCTCGATGGAGGGTTCCTTCCGCAGGAACGCGCTCAAGGACCTGGGCCTCAAGTGCCGAGGCCCCCGTCCATGGCTCGGTGCCTCTGCCCCCGCTCAGGAGTGTGGACTTCCCCTGCGCACATTGCAGCGTGGTTCTTCGGCGGTATGGCAGCCGGTGCTGAAGTCGGCGCTCTCCATCCCACCGTGGAGCGACGGCCGAGCGGATCCGCTCGCCGAACACTGGGACGCGCTTCGTGAGTACGACGAGCGCGAGCATGTCGAGATCTACCTCAAAGGTGTTTTCAAGGGAAAGTGTCCTGTACCGCTGGACGAGGTGATGGCGCTGCTCGACGCAGAGCGCGAGGAGGACCCCGATAGTGAGGCGGCTCCCACCTTCGATCACCGCTACCGCGCCCTGCGCAACAAGGAGTACGAGCGTCTTCGCTCGGGTAACGACGAGAGCGAGCACACCCGCGACGAACAGTTCGTCTGCGAGACCCCGCTGGGCGACCAGAGCGTGCTCGATCCACTCGGCGTCACCGGCCCGATGCTGGTCAAGAAGCTTCGCGAGGTGCGCGCCCTGAATGCGTTCACCCGACTCATCGACGCCGAGTCGACGACCGACTCCAAGGAGATGCCACTGTCCGAACGCCCCCTGCGCTGGCTCCCGGCCATGGAGGTGCGGGGCGAGGGAGTCTTCCTCCGCCTGGACGAGGACCGACTGGACGCCTGGGAGAAGGCCCCGGCGGTGGCGGCCCGGATCGAACGGATGCGTACCGCCCACCAGCGGGTGCTGGAGCAACGGGCCGACGACCCGAGCCAGGTCGTCCCCTCCCCCGCCACCCCGCGCATGGTGCTGCTGCACACCCTGGCCCACGTCCTCATCAACGAGTGGAGCCTAGAGGCGGGGTACCCGGCCGCGTCCCTGCGCGAGCGCCTGTACGCCGCCGACGACATGGCCGGGGTACTCGTCTACACGGCGACGAGCGACTCGGCGGGCAGCCTCGGCGGTCTCGTCGCGCAGGGCGAACCGGAGCTTCTCGACCGCACGGTGCGTTCGGCCGTCCACCGTGCCGAGTGGTGCTCCTCCGACCCGCTCTGCGTCGAGTCCGAGGCATCTGGCACGGGCGGCACCAACCTCGCCGCCTGCCACGCCTGCGTGATGCTCCCGGAGACGAGTTGCGAGCACAACAACATCCTGTTGGACCGAGCGTTGCTCGTCGGTACCCCGGACGATCCTCATCTGGGCTTCTTCGCGAACGTACTGGAGCAGTGA
- a CDS encoding ATP-binding protein, which yields MIQQACMVRKPWDLAFTAEPEEVAALRRIMRLQLGLWGLHEAIDPAQLCVSELVSNVITHVGPGTPTTLAVSMNGTRLRIEVHDPDTLVLPTLLEAGVDSEGGRGMALVDTIADCWGVQLHPDRKVTWCELPTGLNSPHGHSGGAPVARAGAMLGVYGALKLPGNPGPSMLSEAVAQEAVINVIADLLHWLRVHGLDADEALDRAQMHFEAEAE from the coding sequence ATGATTCAGCAGGCATGCATGGTGCGGAAGCCATGGGACTTGGCCTTCACGGCCGAACCCGAGGAAGTAGCCGCCCTGCGCCGCATCATGCGGCTTCAGCTCGGCCTCTGGGGCCTGCACGAGGCCATCGACCCGGCTCAACTCTGCGTCAGCGAACTGGTCTCCAACGTCATCACACACGTGGGCCCGGGTACCCCGACCACGCTCGCCGTCTCCATGAACGGCACTCGTCTGCGCATCGAGGTCCACGACCCCGACACGCTGGTCTTGCCGACACTCCTGGAGGCGGGCGTCGACTCCGAAGGCGGTCGAGGAATGGCACTCGTCGACACCATTGCCGACTGCTGGGGTGTCCAGCTCCACCCCGACCGAAAGGTTACCTGGTGCGAACTGCCCACCGGTCTGAACTCGCCCCATGGCCACAGTGGGGGCGCGCCTGTGGCAAGAGCAGGAGCGATGCTCGGTGTCTACGGCGCATTGAAGCTGCCCGGCAACCCGGGCCCAAGCATGCTGAGCGAGGCTGTAGCGCAGGAGGCGGTGATCAACGTCATCGCTGACCTCCTCCACTGGCTTCGCGTGCATGGTCTTGATGCCGATGAAGCCCTCGATCGAGCCCAGATGCACTTCGAGGCGGAGGCGGAGTAG
- a CDS encoding SCO4225 family membrane protein produces the protein MPNASRPRRLSRLRQLLALATDNWPARSYLAVFAASVPVAFLFPESIYATGHLLLTAPLSSLGMVLPFGPGTEGGGAAEALAIAFSAVWLLLSALVNAAALGALAHHVRDLRTTGHA, from the coding sequence ATGCCGAACGCCTCCCGCCCGCGCCGCCTCTCGCGCCTGCGCCAGCTCCTCGCGCTCGCCACGGACAACTGGCCCGCCCGGAGCTATCTGGCTGTCTTCGCCGCCTCCGTCCCGGTCGCGTTCCTCTTCCCGGAGAGCATCTACGCCACGGGCCACCTGCTGCTCACGGCACCCCTCTCCTCCCTGGGCATGGTCCTCCCCTTCGGCCCCGGCACCGAGGGCGGCGGAGCGGCCGAGGCTCTCGCCATCGCCTTCTCGGCCGTCTGGCTCCTCCTGAGCGCACTCGTCAACGCCGCCGCGCTCGGCGCCCTCGCCCACCACGTCCGCGACCTCCGCACCACCGGGCACGCGTGA
- a CDS encoding GlxA family transcriptional regulator, producing the protein MHTVAVLALDQVIPFDLSAPIDTFGWARLPDGRAAYRIRVCSVSADEEVSAGAFAVRAPYGLEALAEADTIVLPGVADPTVPLPPGVAEALRAAAANGTRIASICVGAFVFAATGLLDGLRATTHWIAAQDLAAMYPAVTVDANVLYVDNGQFLTSAGAAAALDMCLHMIRKDHGSAVAAHAARMSVMPLEREGGQAQFIVHDQPPVPAGATMEPLLAWLEENAGHDLTLEDIAAHAGMSTRTLNRRFREQTGTTPLQWLHRARVRRAQYLLETTTYPVERIAVQAGFGSPTAFRERFKRVVGTSPNAYRRAFQGTGGESEPSGSAAAAS; encoded by the coding sequence ATGCACACCGTGGCCGTACTGGCGCTCGACCAGGTCATCCCGTTCGACCTCTCCGCCCCGATCGACACCTTCGGCTGGGCCCGGCTGCCGGACGGCCGCGCGGCCTACCGGATCCGGGTCTGCTCGGTTTCGGCGGACGAGGAGGTGAGCGCGGGCGCGTTCGCGGTGCGCGCCCCGTACGGCCTGGAGGCGCTGGCCGAGGCCGACACGATCGTCCTGCCCGGCGTCGCCGACCCCACCGTCCCGCTCCCGCCGGGCGTGGCCGAGGCGCTGCGCGCGGCGGCCGCGAACGGCACCCGGATCGCCTCCATCTGCGTCGGCGCGTTCGTCTTCGCCGCCACCGGTCTGCTGGACGGGCTGCGCGCTACCACCCACTGGATCGCGGCCCAGGACCTGGCGGCCATGTACCCGGCCGTGACCGTGGACGCGAACGTCCTCTACGTCGACAACGGCCAGTTCCTCACCTCGGCGGGCGCGGCCGCCGCCCTCGACATGTGTCTGCACATGATCCGCAAGGACCACGGCTCCGCCGTCGCCGCGCACGCCGCCCGGATGTCCGTCATGCCGCTCGAACGGGAGGGCGGCCAGGCCCAGTTCATCGTCCACGACCAGCCGCCGGTACCGGCCGGCGCCACGATGGAGCCCCTCCTCGCCTGGCTGGAGGAGAACGCGGGCCACGACCTGACCCTGGAGGACATCGCCGCCCACGCCGGTATGAGCACCCGTACCCTCAACCGCCGCTTCCGCGAACAGACCGGCACGACGCCCCTCCAGTGGCTGCACCGGGCGCGGGTGCGGCGGGCCCAGTACCTCCTGGAGACGACCACGTATCCGGTCGAACGCATCGCGGTCCAGGCGGGGTTCGGCTCGCCGACGGCGTTCCGGGAGCGGTTCAAGCGGGTGGTGGGAACGAGTCCGAACGCGTACCGGCGGGCATTTCAGGGGACGGGCGGCGAGTCCGAGCCCTCGGGTTCGGCCGCCGCGGCTTCGTAG
- a CDS encoding helix-turn-helix domain-containing protein — translation MAGSPTARRRRLSIELKKLREKSGLTCAQVGEALDWSGSKVNRMETGSGRIQPSDIDALCRFYNTSDELREFLKSLARLAKTRGWWQVHGSGVPEWFSIYIGLEQDASTIRQYQCELLPGLMQTTAYASELHKTGAHMTPADIDRAVRVRLERQSILTRPEAPDAWFIVNEGCLRNVIGDRALMREQLERALESAELPTVTLQILPFDSGTYPATGSFTMLGFPDPEDQDIVYRDGITDAMYLEGEHHVREYTRAFDGLRAAALSPQRSTELIKTVLKEYAR, via the coding sequence ATGGCCGGTTCACCGACGGCACGCCGTCGTCGTCTCTCGATCGAGCTCAAGAAGCTCCGAGAGAAGAGCGGACTCACCTGCGCACAGGTCGGTGAAGCTCTGGACTGGAGTGGGTCCAAGGTCAACCGGATGGAGACCGGCAGTGGCCGCATCCAGCCGTCCGACATCGATGCCCTGTGCCGCTTCTACAACACCAGCGACGAGCTGCGGGAATTCCTCAAGTCCCTGGCGAGGCTGGCCAAGACGCGCGGATGGTGGCAAGTCCACGGCTCCGGTGTGCCCGAGTGGTTCTCGATCTACATCGGCTTGGAGCAGGACGCCTCCACGATTCGTCAGTACCAGTGCGAGTTGCTACCCGGCCTCATGCAGACCACTGCTTACGCCTCGGAACTCCACAAGACCGGCGCGCACATGACGCCTGCCGACATCGACCGCGCGGTGCGGGTCAGACTGGAACGCCAATCCATACTCACGCGCCCCGAGGCCCCGGACGCCTGGTTCATCGTGAACGAGGGCTGCCTGCGCAATGTCATTGGAGATCGGGCATTGATGCGTGAGCAGCTCGAACGCGCCCTGGAGTCAGCGGAGTTGCCGACCGTCACCTTGCAGATCCTGCCCTTCGACTCCGGCACCTACCCGGCCACCGGTTCGTTCACCATGCTTGGCTTCCCGGATCCAGAAGACCAGGACATCGTGTATCGGGATGGCATCACCGATGCCATGTATCTGGAGGGCGAACATCATGTTCGGGAGTACACACGGGCCTTCGACGGCTTGCGGGCCGCAGCCTTGAGCCCTCAGCGGTCCACCGAGTTGATCAAAACCGTTCTGAAGGAATACGCGCGATGA
- a CDS encoding Hsp20/alpha crystallin family protein — MLMRTDPFREFDRLTRQFFGPDHPAAMQMDAYRAGDDLIVHFDLPGIDPETIDLDVERNVLNVRAERRSPAPEGADMIVAERPTGTFTRQLFLGDTLDPERIDASYEAGVLTLRIPVAEQAKPRRIQITGGSKRKQLHS, encoded by the coding sequence ATGCTCATGCGCACCGATCCGTTCCGCGAATTCGACCGCCTCACGCGGCAGTTCTTCGGCCCCGATCACCCCGCGGCGATGCAGATGGACGCCTACCGAGCCGGTGACGACCTCATCGTCCACTTCGACCTCCCCGGCATCGACCCGGAGACGATCGACCTGGACGTCGAGCGCAACGTCCTGAACGTACGCGCCGAGCGCCGTTCCCCCGCCCCCGAGGGCGCGGACATGATCGTGGCGGAGCGCCCGACCGGAACCTTCACCCGGCAGCTGTTCCTCGGCGACACCCTCGACCCCGAGCGCATCGACGCTTCGTACGAAGCCGGAGTACTGACCCTGCGCATCCCCGTGGCCGAACAGGCCAAGCCCCGCCGCATCCAGATCACCGGCGGCAGCAAGCGCAAGCAGCTCCACAGCTGA
- a CDS encoding DUF2269 family protein, whose amino-acid sequence MTKFLLAVHVLAAIIAIGPVTVAASMFPPSARKALAEPKNTQAVSTVRLLHRICRVYATVGVVVPVFGFATASNMGVLGDTWLIVSIALTVVAAVVLIALVLPRQAAIAESVWDAGGGEVAVARNATVRLAMFTGIFNLLWATVTILMIVRPGSSTGA is encoded by the coding sequence GTGACCAAGTTCCTCCTCGCCGTTCACGTCCTCGCAGCGATCATCGCCATCGGGCCTGTCACCGTCGCCGCGAGCATGTTCCCGCCCAGTGCACGCAAGGCCCTCGCGGAGCCGAAGAACACCCAGGCCGTGTCGACAGTGCGGCTGCTGCACCGCATTTGCCGGGTGTACGCCACCGTCGGCGTCGTCGTTCCCGTCTTCGGGTTCGCCACGGCCAGCAACATGGGCGTACTCGGCGACACCTGGCTGATCGTCTCGATCGCGCTGACGGTCGTCGCCGCGGTCGTGCTCATCGCACTGGTCCTCCCCCGGCAGGCCGCGATCGCGGAGAGTGTCTGGGATGCCGGGGGCGGGGAGGTCGCGGTTGCCCGGAACGCGACCGTTCGGCTCGCCATGTTCACCGGGATCTTCAACCTCCTCTGGGCCACCGTCACGATCCTGATGATCGTTCGACCGGGGTCCTCCACAGGGGCGTAG
- a CDS encoding 4-oxalocrotonate tautomerase family protein, giving the protein MPHLTVQIREETLDGSTEPKLIRALTDAVAAVVGEWARAVAVVELFGVPEHRWGTGGVPGEAPAPVITLAMREGGLTHPQIPDAPARLIESLTEAAVAVLGEAVRKHVTVLIVGVPAGRSGVGGDVV; this is encoded by the coding sequence ATGCCGCACCTGACCGTCCAGATCCGCGAGGAGACGCTCGACGGATCGACCGAGCCGAAGCTCATCCGCGCCCTGACCGACGCGGTGGCCGCCGTCGTCGGCGAGTGGGCGCGCGCGGTCGCCGTCGTCGAACTGTTCGGCGTCCCGGAGCACCGCTGGGGCACCGGCGGCGTACCCGGCGAGGCGCCCGCGCCGGTCATCACCCTCGCCATGCGCGAAGGCGGACTGACCCATCCGCAGATCCCCGACGCGCCCGCCCGCCTGATCGAGTCCCTCACGGAGGCGGCGGTCGCGGTCCTCGGCGAGGCCGTACGGAAGCATGTGACGGTGCTGATCGTCGGGGTCCCGGCGGGGCGGTCGGGGGTCGGGGGCGACGTCGTCTGA
- a CDS encoding DUF1062 domain-containing protein, with protein MLENWVVMPTCLPIVLRRCHACASERFRANGKFRVNANHKLLDAWLLALCTACGETAKFTVLERRNVRSIRPELLDRMHDNDPGLAAELLQDPLVRRRNRIALDWDNAWRLDTGGSDHLDREVIDVSVRFAARIPVRPVRLIAEGCGLSRAEVERLITEGKLVSAVRLSGKLSGDFTFTLKR; from the coding sequence GTGCTCGAAAACTGGGTGGTCATGCCCACCTGCCTGCCGATCGTCCTCCGCCGTTGCCACGCGTGCGCGTCCGAGCGCTTCCGGGCAAACGGCAAATTTCGCGTCAACGCCAACCACAAGCTCCTCGACGCCTGGCTCCTCGCGCTCTGCACCGCTTGCGGGGAAACGGCAAAGTTCACGGTCCTGGAGCGCAGGAATGTGCGCTCCATACGACCTGAGCTGCTGGACCGGATGCATGACAACGACCCTGGTCTGGCAGCTGAACTGCTCCAGGATCCGCTCGTGCGGCGCCGTAATCGCATCGCCCTCGACTGGGACAACGCCTGGCGCCTCGACACCGGCGGATCGGATCACCTGGACCGCGAGGTGATCGACGTCTCGGTCCGCTTCGCGGCGCGGATCCCTGTCCGGCCGGTGCGACTGATCGCTGAAGGGTGCGGTCTCTCGCGGGCCGAGGTCGAGAGACTGATCACGGAGGGGAAACTCGTTTCGGCCGTCCGGCTGAGCGGCAAGCTCTCCGGCGACTTCACCTTCACGCTCAAGCGCTGA